The following are from one region of the Quercus robur chromosome 1, dhQueRobu3.1, whole genome shotgun sequence genome:
- the LOC126724264 gene encoding germin-like protein subfamily 1 member 7: MKKVVSYLVTVALLALASSLASAYDPSPLQDFCVAINNTNSAVFVNGKFCKDPTLVTANDFFFSGLNIPGNTTANKVGSSVNLVNVDKLPGLNTLGISLARLDFAPYGLNPPHTHPRGTELLVVIEGTLLVGFVTSNPNKLFTKVLNKGDVFVFPIGLIHFQFNVGQTNAVAFAGLSSQNPGLITIANAVFGSNPPINLDVLAKAFQLDKNVVEYLQKQF, encoded by the exons ATGAAGAAAGTTGTTTCTTACCTTGTAACTGTGGCCCTTTTGGCTTTGGCATCCTCCCTTGCTTCTGCCTATGACCCTAGTCCTTTGCAAGACTTTTGTGTTGCAATTAACAACACCAATTCTGCTG TTTTCgtgaatggaaaattttgcaaggaCCCAACACTTGTCACAGCCAACgattttttcttctctggaCTCAATATTCCTGGAAACACAACTGCAAATAAAGTCGGATCAAGTGTCAATCTTGTGAACGTCGATAAATTACCAGGTCTCAACACTCTAGGCATATCTTTGGCTCGCCTTGACTTTGCACCATATGGTTTGAATCCACCTCACACTCACCCTCGGGGCACTGAGCTTTTGGTAGTCATAGAGGGTACGCTCTTAGTTGGATTTGTCACATCCAATCCAAACAAACTCTTCACCAAAGTTCTAAACAAGGGAGACGTCTTTGTATTCCCAATTGGTCTCATTCACTTCCAATTCAACGTAGGGCAAACCAATGCTGTTGCCTTTGCTGGTCTTAGCAGTCAGAATCCTGGGTTGATCACCATAGCAAACGCTGTCTTTGGATCTAATCCTCCAATCAATCTTGATGTTCTTGCCAAGGCCTTCCAATTGGACAAGAATGTTGTCGAATATCTTCAAAAACAATTCTAG
- the LOC126724250 gene encoding germin-like protein subfamily 1 member 7 — translation MMKGVPYLVTVAILALAFSLASAYDPSPLQDFCVAINNTDSAVFVNGKFCKDPAYVTANDFFFPGLNIPGNTAANKLGSSVNLVNVDKLPGLNTLGISLARLDFAPYGLNPPHIHPRGTELLVVMEGTLLVGFVTSNPNKLFTKVLNKGDVFVFPIGLIHFQFNIGQTNVVAIAGLSSQNPGLITIANAVFGSNPPINTDVLTKAFQLDKNVVDYLQKQF, via the exons ATGATGAAAGGTGTTCCTTACCTTGTTACTGTGGCCATTTTAGCTTTGGCATTTTCTCTTGCTTCTGCTTATGACCCTAGTCCTTTGCAAGACTTTTGTGTCGCAATTAACAACACCGATTCTGCTG TATTtgtgaatggaaaattttgcaaggaCCCAGCATATGTCACAGCAAACGATTTTTTCTTTCCCGGACTCAATATTCCTGGTAACACAGCTGCAAATAAACTTGGATCAAGTGTCAATCTTGTGAACGTTGATAAATTACCAGGTCTCAACACTCTTGGCATATCTTTGGCTCGTCTCGACTTTGCCCCATATGGCCTGAATCCTCCTCACATTCACCCACGTGGCACTGAGCTTTTGGTAGTCATGGAGGGTACTCTCTTGGTTGGATTTGTCACATCCAACCCAAACAAACTCTTTACCAAAGTTCTAAACAAGGGAGATGTGTTTGTATTCCCGATTGGTCTCATTCACTTCCAATTCAACATAGGACAAACCAATGTTGTTGCAATTGCCGGTCTCAGCAGTCAAAATCCTGGGTTGATCACCATAGCAAATGCTGTCTTTGGATCTAATCCTCCAATCAACACTGATGTTCTTACTAAGGCCTTCCAGTTGGACAAGAATGTTGTTGATTATCTTCAAAAACAATTCTAA
- the LOC126724283 gene encoding germin-like protein subfamily 1 member 7, whose protein sequence is MMKVVIVAILALATTLVSAYDPSPLQDFCVATNNTDSAVFVNGKFCKDPTLVTANDFFFSGLNIPGNTAANKVGSNVTLVNVDKLPGLNTLGISLARLDFAPYGLNPPHTHPRGTELLVVIEGTLLVGFVTSNPNKLFTKVLNVGDVFVFPIGLIHFQFNIGQTNAVAFAGLSSQNPGVITIANAVFGSNPPINPDVLTKAFQLDKNVVEYLQKQF, encoded by the exons ATGATGAAAGTTGTAATTGTGGCCATTTTGGCTTTGGCAACCACCCTTGTTTCAGCTTATGACCCTAGTCCTTTGCAAGACTTTTGTGTAGCAACTAACAACACCGATTCTGCTG TTTTtgtgaatggaaaattttgcaaggaCCCAACGCTTGTCACAGCCaatgattttttcttctctggaCTCAATATTCCTGGAAACACAGCTGCAAATAAAGTCGGATCAAATGTCACTCTTGTGAACGTCGATAAATTACCAGGTCTCAACACTCTAGGCATATCTTTGGCTCGCCTTGACTTTGCTCCATATGGCTTGAATCCTCCTCACACTCACCCTCGCGGCACTGAGCTTTTGGTTGTCATAGAGGGTACTCTCTTAGTTGGATTTGTCACCTCCAACCCAAACAAACTCTTCACCAAAGTTCTTAATGTGGGCGATGTCTTTGTATTCCCAATTGGTCTCATTCACTTCCAATTCAACATAGGGCAGACTAATGCTGTTGCCTTTGCTGGTCTCAGTAGCCAAAATCCTGGAGTGATCACCATAGCAAATGCTGTCTTTGGATCTAATCCTCCAATTAATCCTGATGTTCTCACCAAGGCCTTCCAGTTAGACAAGAATGTAGTTGAATATCTTCAGAAACAATTCTAG